In Pseudomonas oryzicola, one DNA window encodes the following:
- a CDS encoding ferric reductase-like transmembrane domain-containing protein, which yields MKPVTLPSGWKLFAALAGLTLAMTAVVLASQPDPDGLRSAIRATARSSFALFLLAFLASSLVTLLPGAHSRRILHERRYLGLAFAFSHTVHGVLIYRYAQQFPELFWANRTVASSLPGTLGYLFLLLLTVTSFKAPMRLLGGRTWQALHSTGMWLLAAVFCLSFYKRIPMGGWYPLAFALMFSAITMKLTAKLARQQRRHARAIS from the coding sequence ATGAAACCCGTCACCCTGCCCTCTGGCTGGAAGCTGTTCGCCGCCCTTGCCGGCCTGACCCTGGCGATGACCGCCGTGGTCCTGGCCAGCCAACCTGACCCGGACGGCCTGCGCAGCGCCATCCGCGCCACCGCTCGCAGCTCGTTCGCGCTGTTCCTACTGGCATTCCTGGCCTCATCCCTGGTGACCTTGCTGCCAGGCGCCCACAGCCGCCGCATCCTTCACGAACGACGCTACCTGGGGCTGGCATTCGCCTTTTCCCACACAGTGCACGGCGTGCTGATCTATCGCTATGCCCAGCAGTTCCCCGAGTTGTTCTGGGCCAACCGCACGGTCGCTTCCAGCCTGCCCGGCACCCTCGGCTACCTGTTCTTGCTGCTGCTCACCGTGACCTCGTTCAAGGCCCCCATGCGCCTGCTGGGCGGGCGTACCTGGCAGGCCCTGCACAGCACCGGCATGTGGCTACTGGCGGCAGTGTTCTGCCTGTCGTTCTACAAACGCATCCCCATGGGCGGCTGGTACCCGCTGGCGTTCGCCCTGATGTTCAGCGCCATCACCATGAAACTCACGGCCAAGCTGGCCCGCCAGCAACGCCGTCACGCCCGCGCCATTTCCTGA
- a CDS encoding DUF4174 domain-containing protein, translating to MLVRSLTLATLLALVGPVSAADSDAPLAKELGKARPLVVIAPSSADPTLRGLNKALEDPATQAAFKERNLVIYSVANMMGKREDKNLEQQTTMALIRELKLGASKGTKVILVGKDGERHMLKDDESGEVIDPQVILKAVDDLPASEKAVTAPEPVAAAAAETKAKAKDSKPAKPAKPAAPPKPLED from the coding sequence ATGCTCGTCCGGTCATTGACCCTCGCCACCTTGCTCGCACTGGTCGGCCCTGTGTCCGCTGCCGATAGTGACGCGCCGCTGGCCAAGGAGCTGGGCAAGGCCAGGCCCTTGGTCGTCATTGCCCCCAGCAGCGCCGACCCGACGTTGCGCGGGTTGAACAAAGCCCTCGAGGATCCGGCGACCCAGGCCGCCTTCAAAGAGCGCAACCTGGTGATCTACAGTGTCGCCAACATGATGGGCAAGCGTGAGGACAAGAACCTGGAGCAGCAGACCACCATGGCCCTGATCCGCGAGCTGAAGCTGGGTGCTAGCAAGGGCACCAAGGTGATACTGGTGGGCAAGGACGGCGAGCGGCACATGCTCAAGGACGACGAGAGTGGCGAGGTTATCGACCCGCAGGTAATTCTCAAGGCGGTCGATGACCTGCCCGCCAGCGAAAAAGCCGTGACGGCGCCCGAGCCTGTGGCCGCGGCGGCAGCGGAAACCAAAGCCAAGGCCAAGGACAGCAAGCCTGCCAAGCCCGCCAAGCCGGCCGCGCCGCCCAAACCGCTGGAAGACTGA
- a CDS encoding thioredoxin family protein — MLKVGSIALALIGLGLAGHLLARDSYGVMPSLSGASQWLNSAPLDAPALKGKVVLVDFWTWDCINCQRSLPHVNEWARRYADRGLVVVGVHTPEYDYEHDVGTLRDKVARLGIGYPVAVDNDYKVWNAWGNQFWPAHYFVDRKGQVRHVHFGEGDYAGQEQVIQALLDEKG, encoded by the coding sequence ATGTTGAAGGTGGGCAGTATTGCCCTGGCGCTGATCGGCCTGGGCCTGGCCGGGCACCTGTTGGCCCGCGACAGCTACGGTGTCATGCCGTCGCTGTCGGGCGCCAGCCAGTGGCTCAATTCGGCGCCGCTGGATGCCCCGGCGCTGAAGGGCAAGGTGGTGCTGGTGGATTTCTGGACCTGGGACTGCATCAACTGCCAGCGCAGCCTGCCGCATGTGAACGAGTGGGCACGGCGCTATGCCGACCGGGGTCTGGTAGTGGTCGGCGTGCACACACCGGAGTACGACTACGAGCACGATGTCGGCACCTTGCGTGACAAGGTGGCCAGGCTGGGGATCGGTTACCCGGTGGCGGTGGACAACGACTACAAGGTGTGGAACGCCTGGGGCAACCAGTTCTGGCCGGCGCACTATTTCGTCGACCGCAAGGGCCAGGTGCGTCATGTGCATTTTGGCGAGGGCGATTACGCCGGGCAGGAGCAGGTGATACAGGCGTTGCTGGATGAGAAGGGATGA
- a CDS encoding HvfC family RiPP maturation protein, translating to MNDTLREQQYTLARHLRDPQRHAPPPGVEARRLRVYRELFYGAIEGLLAGSFPVMRQALGEPRWHARVRDFYANYRSQTPLFTEIAEAFVDYLQGIELDAPWQLELAHYEWVEAQLYLSDAEDPAHDPAGDLLEGEPLLSCVARVLAYRWPVERIGADYQPVAAPEAPTLLLVYRDAGLQVRFARLAPLAYRLLALEQGTGRARLEALGGDVQQGLALLEGLRRQGIIIGTR from the coding sequence ATGAATGACACCTTGCGTGAGCAGCAGTACACCTTGGCCCGCCACCTGCGTGACCCGCAGCGCCATGCACCGCCGCCGGGGGTGGAGGCCCGGCGCCTGAGGGTTTACCGCGAGTTGTTCTATGGCGCTATCGAAGGTTTGCTGGCCGGCAGTTTTCCGGTGATGCGCCAGGCGTTGGGCGAACCGCGTTGGCATGCCCGAGTGCGAGATTTCTATGCCAACTATCGCAGCCAGACACCGTTGTTCACCGAGATAGCCGAAGCGTTCGTCGATTACCTGCAAGGCATTGAGCTGGATGCGCCCTGGCAGCTGGAGCTGGCGCACTATGAGTGGGTCGAGGCGCAGTTGTATCTGAGCGATGCCGAGGATCCGGCCCATGACCCGGCAGGCGACCTGCTGGAAGGGGAGCCACTGTTGTCGTGTGTGGCGCGGGTGTTGGCCTATCGCTGGCCGGTGGAGCGGATCGGTGCGGATTACCAGCCTGTGGCTGCGCCTGAGGCGCCGACCTTGTTGCTGGTTTACCGTGATGCCGGGTTGCAAGTGCGCTTTGCACGCCTGGCGCCATTGGCGTATCGCTTGCTGGCACTGGAGCAGGGTACTGGGCGCGCGCGGCTGGAGGCATTGGGAGGAGATGTCCAACAGGGGCTGGCATTGCTGGAGGGGCTGCGCCGGCAAGGAATCATCATCGGTACAAGGTGA
- a CDS encoding response regulator, whose product MEHVDHILIVDDDREIRELVGNYLKKNGLRTSIVADGRQMRAFLEANSVDLIVLDIMMPGDDGLLLCRELRAGKHRNTPVLMLTARNDETDRIIGLEMGADDYLTKPFSARELLARINAVLRRTRMLPPNLTISESSRLLGFGQWRLDTTARHLLDSEGTLVALSGAEYRLLRVFLDHPQRVLSREQLLNLTQGREADIFDRSIDLLVSRLRQRLGDDAREPNCIKTVRSEGYVFSLPVQLLESPS is encoded by the coding sequence ATGGAACATGTCGATCACATCCTGATCGTCGACGACGACCGCGAAATCCGCGAACTGGTCGGTAATTACCTGAAGAAGAACGGCCTGCGCACCAGCATCGTCGCCGACGGCCGGCAGATGCGCGCCTTCCTCGAAGCCAACAGTGTCGACCTGATCGTGCTCGACATCATGATGCCCGGCGACGACGGCCTGTTGCTGTGCCGCGAGCTGCGCGCCGGCAAGCATCGCAACACCCCGGTGCTGATGCTGACCGCCCGTAACGACGAGACCGACCGCATCATCGGCCTGGAAATGGGTGCCGACGATTACCTGACCAAGCCGTTCTCGGCCCGCGAGCTGCTCGCCCGCATCAATGCCGTGCTGCGTCGCACACGCATGCTGCCGCCCAACCTGACCATCAGCGAAAGCAGCCGGCTGCTGGGCTTCGGCCAATGGCGCCTGGACACTACCGCGCGCCACCTGCTCGACAGCGAAGGCACCCTGGTGGCCCTCAGCGGTGCCGAGTACCGCCTGCTGCGGGTGTTTCTCGACCACCCGCAGCGGGTGCTCAGCCGTGAACAGCTGCTCAACCTGACCCAAGGCCGCGAGGCCGACATCTTCGACCGCTCCATCGACCTGCTGGTCAGCCGCCTGCGCCAGCGCCTGGGCGACGACGCGCGCGAACCCAACTGCATCAAGACCGTGCGCAGCGAGGGCTATGTGTTCTCGCTGCCGGTGCAACTGCTCGAGTCGCCGTCATGA
- a CDS encoding HvfA family oxazolone/thioamide-modified RiPP metallophore — MTQVRNTLGLLGAALIGSMALGSSAFAVEPLAQGYQLASAKVAGEGKCGEGKCGGSAKATQGEGKCGEGKCGASAKAGAEGKCGEGKCGDASFAKTDSNHDGKVSRDEFMAVAKDRAGDFDKIDSNHDGFISEQEAADHLKAVYQANGKTMPEGLFSHLTGKS; from the coding sequence ATGACTCAAGTACGAAACACCCTCGGCCTGCTCGGCGCCGCCCTGATTGGCAGCATGGCATTGGGCAGCAGCGCGTTTGCCGTCGAACCGTTGGCCCAGGGTTACCAACTGGCTTCGGCCAAGGTGGCAGGCGAGGGCAAATGTGGTGAAGGCAAATGTGGTGGCAGCGCCAAGGCCACCCAGGGCGAAGGCAAATGCGGTGAGGGCAAGTGCGGCGCCAGCGCCAAGGCCGGTGCCGAAGGTAAATGTGGCGAGGGCAAGTGTGGTGATGCCTCGTTCGCCAAGACCGACAGCAACCACGACGGCAAGGTCTCGCGCGACGAGTTCATGGCGGTAGCCAAGGACCGTGCCGGCGACTTCGACAAGATCGACAGCAACCACGATGGCTTCATCTCCGAACAGGAGGCGGCGGACCACCTCAAGGCGGTCTACCAGGCTAATGGCAAGACCATGCCCGAAGGCTTGTTCAGCCACCTGACCGGTAAGTCCTGA
- a CDS encoding HvfB family MNIO-type RiPP peptide maturase: MHPTSLSPAPLQTGLGLRRGLLPELLAMEAGAVDFLECAPENWIAVGGAYGKGLAQLAERFAITCHGLSLSLGGSEPLDRHFLGQTRQFLDRHQVRLYSEHLSYCSDDGHLYDLMPIPFTDEAVRHVAARIRQAQDHLERRIAVENISYYAAPYQAMNELDFICAVLDEADCDLLLDVNNVFVNACNHGYDAREFLAGLPQARVTGMHVAGHYDEAPDLKVDTHGAAVKEEVWALYAVACARFGVQPTVLERDFNYPPLAELLAETARIRTVQRASGGHANE, encoded by the coding sequence ATGCACCCCACATCTTTGTCCCCTGCACCGTTACAGACCGGGCTTGGCCTGCGCCGCGGCCTGTTGCCGGAACTGCTGGCCATGGAGGCTGGCGCTGTGGACTTTCTCGAATGCGCGCCGGAAAACTGGATTGCCGTGGGTGGTGCCTATGGCAAGGGCCTGGCGCAGTTGGCCGAGCGTTTTGCCATTACCTGCCACGGGCTGTCGTTGTCGCTGGGTGGCAGCGAGCCGCTGGATCGCCATTTCCTTGGCCAGACCCGGCAGTTTCTCGATCGCCACCAGGTGCGCCTGTACAGCGAGCACCTGAGCTACTGCAGCGATGACGGACATCTGTACGACCTGATGCCCATCCCATTCACCGACGAAGCGGTGCGCCATGTGGCCGCGCGGATTCGCCAGGCCCAGGATCACCTGGAGCGGCGTATTGCCGTGGAAAACATCAGCTACTACGCCGCACCTTACCAGGCGATGAACGAACTCGATTTCATCTGTGCGGTCCTCGATGAGGCCGACTGCGACCTGCTGCTGGACGTCAACAATGTCTTCGTCAATGCCTGCAACCACGGTTACGACGCCCGTGAATTCCTTGCGGGCTTGCCCCAGGCGCGGGTGACCGGCATGCACGTGGCCGGCCATTACGATGAAGCGCCGGACCTCAAGGTCGACACCCATGGGGCTGCGGTGAAGGAAGAAGTGTGGGCGCTGTATGCGGTCGCCTGTGCGCGCTTTGGTGTGCAGCCGACCGTGCTCGAGCGTGATTTCAACTACCCACCGCTGGCCGAACTGCTTGCCGAAACGGCGCGCATTCGCACTGTGCAGCGTGCTTCGGGAGGGCATGCAAATGAATGA
- a CDS encoding shikimate dehydrogenase — MSQQAILAGLIGRGIQLSRTPALHEHEGDAQALRYLYRLIDADQLQLDDSALPGLLDAAQYTGFTGLNITYPFKQAILPLLDELSEEARGIGAVNTVVLKDGKRVGHNTDCLGFAEGLRRGLPDVARRQVVQMGAGGAGSAVAHALLGEGVERLVLFEVDAARAQALVDNLNAHFGSGRAVVGSDLAVALADADGLVNTTPVGMAKLPGTPLPVELLHARLWVAEIIYFPLETELLRAARALGCRTLDGSNMAVFQAVKAFELFSGRQADAARMQAHFASFT, encoded by the coding sequence ATGAGCCAGCAAGCCATCCTCGCTGGCCTGATCGGCCGCGGTATCCAGCTATCGCGTACCCCGGCCCTGCACGAACATGAAGGCGATGCCCAGGCCCTGCGCTACCTGTACCGGCTGATCGACGCCGACCAACTGCAACTGGACGACAGTGCCCTGCCTGGCCTGCTCGACGCCGCGCAGTACACCGGCTTCACCGGGCTCAACATCACCTACCCGTTCAAACAGGCAATCCTGCCATTGCTCGACGAGCTGTCGGAGGAAGCCCGCGGCATCGGCGCGGTGAACACCGTGGTGCTCAAGGACGGCAAGCGGGTCGGCCACAACACCGATTGCCTGGGCTTTGCCGAAGGCTTGCGCCGTGGCCTGCCCGACGTGGCCCGGCGCCAGGTGGTGCAGATGGGTGCCGGTGGCGCAGGTTCGGCTGTGGCCCATGCCCTGCTGGGGGAAGGGGTCGAGCGGTTGGTGCTGTTCGAAGTGGACGCGGCGCGTGCGCAGGCCTTGGTGGACAACCTGAATGCGCATTTCGGTAGTGGACGCGCCGTGGTCGGCAGCGACCTGGCCGTGGCGCTGGCCGACGCGGACGGGCTGGTCAACACCACCCCGGTGGGCATGGCCAAGCTGCCTGGCACACCGCTGCCGGTGGAGCTGCTGCATGCGCGCTTGTGGGTAGCCGAGATCATCTACTTCCCGCTGGAAACCGAACTGCTGCGCGCTGCCCGGGCACTGGGCTGCCGCACGCTGGATGGCAGCAACATGGCAGTGTTTCAGGCGGTGAAAGCGTTCGAACTGTTCAGCGGGCGCCAGGCTGATGCGGCGAGGATGCAGGCGCATTTTGCCAGCTTTACCTGA
- a CDS encoding HvfX family Cu-binding RiPP maturation protein, translating to MITLTRTLNTFDRFGTWSADLPLRLFLAWEFFESGWEKFNGSNWFADLQSSFPFPFNLLPAELNWQLSMWAELILPLLLLLGLGTRLASAGLMVVTVVAIAAVHWPAHWSSLAELAQGYAITDQGFGNFKLPLIYLVALLPLLLKGAGRLSLDHWLRARFCR from the coding sequence ATGATCACCTTGACCCGCACCCTGAACACCTTTGACCGCTTCGGCACATGGAGTGCCGACCTGCCGTTGCGGCTATTCCTGGCCTGGGAGTTTTTCGAATCCGGCTGGGAGAAGTTCAACGGCAGCAACTGGTTCGCTGACTTGCAATCGAGCTTCCCGTTCCCGTTCAACCTGCTGCCTGCGGAACTGAACTGGCAGCTGTCGATGTGGGCGGAGCTGATCCTGCCGTTGCTGCTGTTACTCGGCCTGGGTACTCGGCTGGCATCGGCGGGACTGATGGTGGTGACGGTGGTGGCGATTGCTGCGGTGCATTGGCCGGCGCACTGGTCAAGCCTGGCCGAACTGGCCCAGGGTTATGCCATTACCGACCAGGGCTTTGGCAATTTCAAATTGCCGTTGATCTACCTGGTGGCGTTGCTGCCACTGCTGCTCAAGGGGGCCGGGCGCTTGAGCCTGGACCATTGGCTCAGGGCGCGGTTCTGCAGGTAA
- a CDS encoding DUF2790 domain-containing protein, translating to MNFKTFASASLFAVLGFGTLAAHAASAPMDDAAVMQYRYGDHLDVQKVLSVQDDQSNACGLVNTRMDYLDSKGQQQSVQYRTYATGGCHEN from the coding sequence ATGAACTTCAAGACCTTCGCCAGCGCCAGCCTGTTCGCCGTGCTCGGCTTCGGCACCCTCGCCGCACACGCGGCCAGCGCACCGATGGACGACGCTGCCGTGATGCAGTACCGCTACGGCGACCACCTGGATGTACAGAAAGTGTTATCGGTGCAGGATGACCAGAGCAATGCCTGCGGCCTGGTGAACACCCGCATGGACTACCTCGACTCCAAGGGCCAGCAGCAAAGCGTGCAGTACCGCACCTACGCCACCGGCGGTTGCCATGAAAACTGA
- a CDS encoding sensor histidine kinase produces the protein MKWPRTLASRLALIFFTGLVLAYGLSFGLQAYERYISSRSMMLSTLEQDVATSVAILDRLPAAERAAWLPRLERRTYRYRLDQGLAGEAMPSSDPPMAADSIVKAIGSDYRLTFQEIPGPIAHFQAHLNLADGAPLTIDVTPAPVPVARWLPVVLLIQLAVLLLCTWLAVRLAISPLTRLARAVDNLDPDKPGVQLDESGPREVRYAAVAFNALQARIAAYLKERMQLLAAISHDLQTPITRMKLRVEVMDDGVEKDKLWSDLGEMEHLVREGVAYARSMDTSTEAPCRVNLDAFLDSLVFDYQDSGARVERRGSSGSLLETRPHALRRVLVNLVDNALKFAGAAELEVCREGDLTVIRVLDEGPGIPAGELDEVLKPFYRVEGSRNRSTGGTGLGLAIAYQLSQAMGGRLTLSNRSNGGLCAQIELNDRPL, from the coding sequence ATGAAGTGGCCACGCACCCTCGCCTCGCGCCTGGCGCTCATCTTCTTCACCGGCCTGGTACTGGCCTACGGCCTGTCATTCGGCCTGCAGGCCTACGAGCGCTACATCAGCAGCCGCTCGATGATGCTCAGCACCCTGGAACAGGACGTGGCCACTTCGGTGGCCATCCTCGACCGCCTGCCCGCAGCCGAACGCGCCGCCTGGTTGCCGCGCCTGGAGCGGCGCACCTACCGCTACCGACTGGACCAGGGCCTGGCGGGTGAAGCGATGCCGAGCAGCGACCCGCCCATGGCCGCCGATTCGATCGTCAAGGCAATCGGCAGCGACTATCGCCTGACCTTCCAGGAAATCCCCGGCCCGATCGCGCACTTCCAGGCACACCTGAACCTGGCCGACGGTGCCCCGCTGACCATCGACGTGACCCCGGCGCCCGTCCCGGTGGCGCGCTGGCTGCCGGTGGTGCTGCTGATCCAGTTGGCCGTGCTGTTGCTGTGCACCTGGCTGGCCGTGCGCCTGGCCATCAGCCCGCTGACCCGTCTGGCCCGCGCGGTGGACAACCTCGACCCGGACAAGCCCGGAGTGCAGCTGGATGAAAGCGGGCCGCGCGAAGTGCGCTACGCCGCAGTGGCTTTCAACGCCCTGCAGGCGCGTATCGCCGCCTACCTGAAAGAGCGCATGCAGTTGCTGGCGGCAATCTCCCACGACCTGCAAACGCCAATCACGCGCATGAAGCTGCGTGTCGAGGTGATGGACGACGGGGTGGAAAAGGACAAGCTGTGGAGTGACCTGGGCGAGATGGAACATCTGGTGCGCGAAGGCGTGGCCTATGCGCGAAGCATGGACACCAGCACCGAGGCCCCATGCCGGGTCAACCTCGATGCATTCCTCGACAGCCTGGTGTTCGACTATCAGGACAGTGGTGCCCGGGTCGAGCGCCGTGGCAGCAGCGGCAGCCTGCTGGAAACCCGGCCGCATGCCTTGCGCCGGGTCCTGGTGAACCTGGTGGACAATGCCCTCAAGTTCGCCGGTGCTGCCGAGCTGGAAGTGTGCCGCGAGGGCGACCTGACGGTGATCCGCGTGCTCGACGAAGGGCCGGGAATACCCGCTGGCGAGCTGGATGAGGTGCTGAAGCCGTTCTACCGCGTGGAAGGCTCACGCAACCGCAGTACCGGTGGTACCGGGCTGGGTCTGGCCATCGCCTACCAGTTGAGCCAGGCCATGGGCGGCCGACTGACCCTGAGCAACCGCTCGAACGGCGGGCTGTGCGCACAGATCGAATTGAACGATCGGCCTTTGTGA